Below is a window of Streptomyces spongiicola DNA.
GGGTCAGGCAGCCATCCCGGCACGACCGCCGGGCAGGAACGGACCCGACCGCGGACCGAGACGGGCACGACCGCCGGGCAGGAACGGACCCGACCGCGGACCGAGACGGGCACGACCGCCGTCGTACGCCACCGTCGCACCGTCCCGGGTCGGCGCCAGGGCGCTTTCGAACACACCCGGCGCGTCGGCGCACGGACGTCAGCGCTCTTCGCACGCCCCGGCGCGTGCCCCGGTCCGAAACGGGTCGCACGGCCCGGTGGCACCGTGCTCCCGGGCGCCCGCCGCGCGCGCGTGGATTCCCGCGGCCGGCTTTCTACCCTCGTTCCGAACTTCGGCATTCCGCCAGCCGGTTGGGGGCATGAGGACCCCACAACAGCCGCGCCGACCTCGGGGAGGGGCACGTGCTCAGCAGCGCACGCCACGCGGACGTCGTCATCGTCGGAGCCGGTATCGCCGGACTCGCGGCGGCACATCGGCTGACCAGTGCGGGAGTCACGGTCGCCGTACTCGAGGCAGGGCAGAGCGCGGGAGGCCGAACGGCCACCGGTGAACTGGACGGATTCCGGCTCGACCGGACGGTCCAGTTGCTCAACACCTCCTACCCGGAGTTCCGCCGTGCCCCGGCCCTGGCCGGCCTTCCGCTGAGCCGGTTCTCACCCGGCGTGCTCGTGCACAGCGAGGGCCGGCACCACCGCGCCGGAGAGGTCCTCGGCACCCGCGGGTCCGGGGGTACGCGGCGCGCGAGGGGCGCATTGACCGCAGCGCGCGCCCTGGCAAGCGCCCCCCGAGCCCCCCTCGGTGGGGCCTTCGACCAGGCCCGACTAGCGGCGGCACTCGGACGGATCGCCGCCACCCCGACCCGGCGCCTGCTGGCCCGCCGTGAACTTCCCACCTACGAGGCGCTGTTCAGCCGTGGCCTGCCCCCGCGCACGGTGCACACCTTCCTCCGGCCGCTGCTCACCGCCCTCCTGAACGACGCCGGTCTGGTCGCCTCCAGCCGCTGCGCCGACCTCGTGCTGCGCGGCTTCGCCCGCGGCCGGCTCTGCGTGCCGACGGGCGGCGCCGGCCGGCTCCCGGAGGCCCTCGCGGACGCGCTGCCGCCGGGCACCGTGCTCACCGGTGCGCGGGTTACCGAGGCTTCCATCTCCTCGGTCACCACCGAGGAGCACGGCACCTTCAGCTGCCGGGCCCTGCTCGTGGCGACGGGGGCCAGGGCGGCGGCGGAACTGCTACCGGGTCTGCGGGTGCCGGACTTCCACTCCCTCACGGTCCTGCACCACACCGCCCCGGAGCCGCCGTTGGCCGAGCCGGCCCTGGTGCTGGACGCGGACGGCGCCGGC
It encodes the following:
- a CDS encoding NAD(P)/FAD-dependent oxidoreductase translates to MLSSARHADVVIVGAGIAGLAAAHRLTSAGVTVAVLEAGQSAGGRTATGELDGFRLDRTVQLLNTSYPEFRRAPALAGLPLSRFSPGVLVHSEGRHHRAGEVLGTRGSGGTRRARGALTAARALASAPRAPLGGAFDQARLAAALGRIAATPTRRLLARRELPTYEALFSRGLPPRTVHTFLRPLLTALLNDAGLVASSRCADLVLRGFARGRLCVPTGGAGRLPEALADALPPGTVLTGARVTEASISSVTTEEHGTFSCRALLVATGARAAAELLPGLRVPDFHSLTVLHHTAPEPPLAEPALVLDADGAGPVVHTAVMSEVDPSRAPGGRALVTSAVLGSPPAELDKRVRAHLSTLYGTSAADWELLEVHHDPEAVPAMPAPHDLRRPVRLLSGLYVCGGHRDTSTVQGALHSGRRAAHAVLRDFGIQPELAPALLSPAAA